The proteins below come from a single Vibrio diazotrophicus genomic window:
- a CDS encoding TIGR02808 family protein, whose protein sequence is MSTLESIIWHVLGYSAMPVIILGGFVGVAAVSIGILSLTKDKES, encoded by the coding sequence ATGAGTACACTTGAATCCATTATCTGGCATGTTCTAGGTTACAGTGCTATGCCAGTCATTATCCTAGGTGGATTTGTCGGAGTCGCGGCCGTTTCCATTGGCATTCTGTCCCTGACGAAAGATAAAGAGTCGTAA
- a CDS encoding nitrate reductase cytochrome c-type subunit — MKKLLVALLSVGAVLSGVAFAQAELDLPGGTGGLESLRGSSLLEETRNADEMKKIPREQSLEADYVYQPPLIPHSIRNYEVNKDANKCLSCHSWKNAKDMGATKISVTHFLNREDAVLADVSPRRYFCLQCHVPQADAQPLVENDFKRVESLR, encoded by the coding sequence ATGAAAAAATTACTGGTTGCACTGTTATCTGTAGGTGCTGTTTTGTCCGGCGTAGCCTTTGCGCAAGCTGAGTTGGATCTTCCAGGTGGAACAGGTGGTTTGGAATCTTTGCGAGGTTCTAGCCTTCTTGAAGAAACGCGAAACGCTGATGAAATGAAGAAAATTCCTCGTGAACAATCTTTAGAAGCGGATTACGTTTATCAGCCGCCACTAATTCCACACTCAATTCGTAACTACGAAGTCAATAAAGATGCGAACAAGTGTTTATCTTGCCACAGCTGGAAAAACGCCAAAGATATGGGCGCAACGAAAATTAGTGTAACGCACTTCCTAAACCGTGAAGATGCAGTACTTGCTGATGTATCACCTCGTCGTTATTTCTGTTTGCAATGTCACGTTCCTCAAGCGGACGCTCAACCTTTGGTTGAAAATGACTTTAAGCGTGTTGAATCACTTCGCTAA
- a CDS encoding NapC/NirT family cytochrome c: MKLLKAFWSKLTRPSKAAAGVILFLGFSGGLLFWGAFNTGMEMTNTEEFCSGCHAPIVAEIQETIHYSNRSGVRAICSDCHVPHEWTDKIIRKVQASKELFAHFVTKTIDTPEKFKERRAHLAEREWARMKKNDSLECRNCHQFEFMDFSEQSERSVQQHSTALASGEKTCVDCHKGIAHNLPDMHGVEGWQ, encoded by the coding sequence ATGAAACTACTTAAAGCGTTTTGGAGTAAGTTAACTAGGCCAAGTAAAGCGGCTGCTGGTGTTATCTTATTCTTGGGTTTTTCTGGTGGCTTGCTATTTTGGGGCGCATTTAACACAGGTATGGAAATGACCAATACGGAAGAGTTTTGTTCTGGTTGTCATGCTCCTATCGTTGCCGAAATCCAAGAGACAATTCACTACTCTAACCGTTCAGGGGTTCGAGCAATCTGTTCAGACTGTCACGTACCACACGAATGGACAGATAAAATCATTCGTAAAGTTCAAGCATCAAAAGAGCTGTTTGCACATTTCGTAACGAAAACTATCGATACTCCAGAAAAATTCAAAGAGCGCCGCGCGCACTTAGCAGAGCGTGAATGGGCAAGGATGAAGAAGAACGACTCTCTCGAATGTCGTAACTGTCACCAATTTGAATTTATGGATTTCTCAGAGCAAAGTGAACGTAGTGTTCAACAACACTCTACTGCCCTAGCGTCTGGTGAAAAAACATGTGTAGACTGCCACAAAGGTATCGCACATAACCTGCCAGATATGCACGGCGTAGAAGGCTGGCAATAA